AGTTTTTTAGAGATTCACTGAGAGTCTTAGGTTTAAATCTAGAGGGAAAACTACACAGCCCCGTTTCCCAGCTTTCTGGAGGACAAAGGCAATCCTTGGCCTTAATCATGTCCACCATTGGTAATCCAGATTTATTATTACTAGATGAGCATACTGCAGCTTTAGATCCTAAAACCAGTGAAATAGTTATGGATATTACCGATAAGGTGGTAAGAGAAAAGGGGGTAACTACCATCATGGTAACTCATAATATAGAATATGCCATTAAATATGGAAATAGATTGATTATGCTACATCTTGGGAAAAAGGTATTAGATATTAGTGGAGATATGAAGAAGAACTTGACTAAAGAAGAACTCTTATCCTTGTTTAAGAATATAAGTGATAAGAGTCTATTTGCATAATATGAGAGGCCTAATTGATATAATACTTCCAAAGTAGACAGTCTAATTAATTAAAAATTAGATTATCTACTTGGAGGTATTTTTTTATGGGAAGAAAACCAAAGTACAGTAAAAAAGTAAAAATTAAGGCTTGCAAAGATTATGAAAAAGGTCATATTAATTTTCAAGGAATTGCCAATGACATTAGAACAACAAAGGAAGTTGTGCGTCGTAAGAACTTCAATTTCAAAAAAAGAGGAATTCGAAAGAAAACTTCCCTATTAAAAGTAAGACAGGAAGCAGAATACAAAACGTAGATTTTTTTAAAGATAAAGGTTATTCAGCAACCAAAATATGTAAAATTCTAAATACTTCAAGAAGTGGATACTACAAACATAAAAATAGAGTTAAACCTGAAAAAGAAAAACAAGATGAATTGCTATGTTCATTAATTACTGAA
This window of the Tepidimicrobium xylanilyticum genome carries:
- a CDS encoding ABC transporter ATP-binding protein, which produces MLKLINISKTFNKGNINEQVLFKDFSLDINKGDFISLIGSNGAGKSTLLNIISGKVKADEGNIFLNGVDITAKDEFERCRNISRIFQDPSMGTNPSMTIYENLAMANNKGKKFGLKFLIDKKDEEFFRDSLRVLGLNLEGKLHSPVSQLSGGQRQSLALIMSTIGNPDLLLLDEHTAALDPKTSEIVMDITDKVVREKGVTTIMVTHNIEYAIKYGNRLIMLHLGKKVLDISGDMKKNLTKEELLSLFKNISDKSLFA